AGGGCAGGCTTCACATTATCGCGGATCTCGTCAGGAGTACGCTGAGGATATGAAGCTAGGAATTCAAGTACCTTGGCGGAAGGCGTATAGACGAAGTAGCGCGCACCAGCGTATACATTATCGATGTCGGCACCGAACTGGACATACTGCTGGTTCTTTACGCTGTCTGGATAAAAGGTTCCGAGCACGTCGCATTCGAAGGCTGACATTTGGATCTGCCCCTCGGTCAAGGTGTCGAGGATTTCGGATGGCCGGCGGTCACGCAGGTCGGCATCGCGCATGGCAGCCATACGGGTCGCAACGACTTCTGACTGGTTGGGCAAGTGAGCGACGCCTCGCACGCGCAGAAGGATGATCTCGTCCTCGTCCAGCGGTTGCTGGGTCTCCTGGTTGGGTGCCGTAGCAGCTGCGAGGAGGAAGCCATGCCGTGGCACGCCACCGCACTCTCGCTTGAGAAGATCATCTGTGATGACCGTCGCGCGCTCGTAGTCCAGGTGGTAGATCCCGCCCAGCCTTTTGGCATCCTTGAGCAAAGCGAGTAGAGGGCTTGCTTCAGCGATCGCCTGCGCGGCGATCCCAGAGTACGTAGTCATCGCTGTCTGCTCCAGGAGTCTGGGAGTCTCTAGGCTGCTGGTACCTTCCTAGCAGAAGACGGCGACACCGCGGCGGGTTTAGATGACTTGGCTCCGTGACTCAGGCGGCAGGTCTGGGTAGTTGGTCACGAGCAACTCACTGCGCACTGAGCGTTTCTCCGAGCCTGCTGCCGTGTACCTGTGAGGGATGCTGAGGCGAGTGACCCCTGGGACATGTGCGTAAAGAGTTCTGATCGTCTCGTTGTCATCGTATGACAGCAGCCATCGAAAGTTCGTAGCTTGAGCAAGCTCTCGAGCAAGCGCCTCGTGTTGGTCGGACTCGAAGGACCATTCATAGAGGTAAGGAGCCTTCTCGACGTACGGAGGGTCGAGGTAGACGGCGAGCTCGTCCAAACTAAGGTGGGCATACTCCTGCATGAGGCGTTGGAAGGTCTCTCGCCAGTCGAGATTCCATACGTCCAGGATTCGACCCGTCGCAGCGAGATCGCCGACGGCCTTCAGGCGACGCTCCAGGCCTGCTTTGCCGAACCTGCAGTCGATCTTATAGGGCGAGGCTTGAGCCCGGCCGCCGATGGGTCCAGCGCGGCCATGCAAGATGCCGGAGAAGGTCGTGCGGTTCAGGAACAGGCACTTCATGGCCTTGTCCCTTCGACTTCGCGGTTCTGCGAGCCGCCACCAGTCCCATCGATCCAGCGTCACTGGTTCGGCATGCATGGCCCCGATGAGCCAAGACGTGTCGAAGGCCGCGACGTACCAAAATGCCGCAACTAGTGGGTCAGCGTCGGCGAGGATCACATGATCAACGATGCCTCGGCCTGCCATGTGCAGTGCTGTCGTAGCTCCACCGCAAAAGGGTTCTACGAAAAGCCGTGGCGGGGGTACGTTCGCGCGGATCATGTTCTCAATGACGGGCGTGAGCTGGCGCTTCGCGCCAGGGTACCGCAACGGGCTCACGACGCTCTGCTCGAAGAAGCGGCTGTCTGTAAGCGGGCCCGGCTTGTCCCTAACATCAGCCGGAGTCCAAGGCGTCCGGCGAGCAGCCCGTTGGGGAGAGCTACCGCCGCCTGCCACCACACCTCCCGTTTACGCTTGTGTCCTACGGATGTAGGCCAGCACGCAAGCGTAGTCTCCCACGTGCGGCTGCTGCTGCAACAGGGTCGATCGACCTTCTTAGCAGGGGGCTTACGACCGAGCTGGGTTGGGCAAGTTGCTAACGCAGGGCCTCCTCTCGTGACGGCTTGCGGGCAAATATGAAGATATCGGGCACCTGTTTTCCATCTTCGCTACGAGCTGCATTGGAGACGACGCCTACAGGCGGTCTAGCATGGCTTTGGCGATTGCTGCGCTGGTACGTGCTGCCATATCAGCCTCCCGGTTGGCGACTGACGCAGGTGCTGGCCGGCCGTGGCCCGTGCCCTGAGCATTGCGGAACCTGTTCACGCTGAGTGCCAGAGCAAAAAGCCCCTCTTCGATTGCCTTCGCGGGGTTGGCGTTCGCCGCAGCGTTTGGCGTTG
This genomic window from Actinospica robiniae DSM 44927 contains:
- a CDS encoding DNA adenine methylase → MVAGGGSSPQRAARRTPWTPADVRDKPGPLTDSRFFEQSVVSPLRYPGAKRQLTPVIENMIRANVPPPRLFVEPFCGGATTALHMAGRGIVDHVILADADPLVAAFWYVAAFDTSWLIGAMHAEPVTLDRWDWWRLAEPRSRRDKAMKCLFLNRTTFSGILHGRAGPIGGRAQASPYKIDCRFGKAGLERRLKAVGDLAATGRILDVWNLDWRETFQRLMQEYAHLSLDELAVYLDPPYVEKAPYLYEWSFESDQHEALARELAQATNFRWLLSYDDNETIRTLYAHVPGVTRLSIPHRYTAAGSEKRSVRSELLVTNYPDLPPESRSQVI